In Aegilops tauschii subsp. strangulata cultivar AL8/78 chromosome 3, Aet v6.0, whole genome shotgun sequence, one genomic interval encodes:
- the LOC109766511 gene encoding uncharacterized protein — MMARTGARAGRHALLLAALALCAACACVPAAHAGALRASAISAAPEPSPYPRHGGRHADAPSALPPSLSLSPDIMPLLPSPGPGDDALAPSDAAATIPSSPSPPNPDALEPDSAFAPFGSAAPAAVSGMQSSAPPPPRVAWAVLPAVGLVAAMWLA; from the coding sequence ATGATGGCAAGAACCGGAGCGCGCGCCGGGCGCCACGCCCTCCTGCTCGCCGCTCTCGCGCTCTGCGCCGCGTGCGCGTGCGTGCCGGCAGCCCACGCGGGCGCGCTCCGGGCGTCGGCCATCTCCGCGGCGCCGGAGCCGTCGCCGTACCCGCGCCACGGCGGCCGCCACGCGGACGCCCCCTCCGCGCTCCCGCCGTCGCTCTCGCTCTCCCCGGACATAATGCCGCTGCTCCCGTCCCCGGGCCCCGGCGACGACGCGCTGGCGCCGTCGGACGCGGCGGCCACCATCCCGTCCAGCCCGAGCCCGCCCAACCCCGACGCGCTCGAGCCGGACTCCGCGTTCGCGCCCTTCGGCTCCGCCGCGCCCGCCGCCGTCTCCGGGATGCAGTCGTCCGCTCCGCCGCCACCCCGCGTGGCGTGGGCGGTGCTACCGGCCGTGGGGCTCGTGGCCGCCATGTGGTTGGCGTAG